The Papaver somniferum cultivar HN1 chromosome 6, ASM357369v1, whole genome shotgun sequence genome segment AATACCAGTAGTAGTCCTTTATGTACCAGTTTATTTTGTAAGAAATTGTGGGCATTAGCGTCAGTCTTTCGACATTTGAAAATTTTAGTTTACTATTCTGTTTTCCCCCTTCTATTGACTTAAATTTATGAACGGGTGCTGGGTTATTGCAGGTATATTGAGTTTTATGATTCAATGTCTGTGCCAATGGCAATTGCACTTTCTGGTCACCAGCTCTTTGGTCAACCTGTAATGGTTAAGCCTTCAGAAgctgaaaagaaccttgttcaatCTACTGCTACTCCGGGAGGATCAGCAGCTCTTGCTGGGCCTTATGGGGCCGTTGCTAGGAAACTCTACATTGGGAATCTACACTTTAACATGACTGAAGAACAACTTCGGCAGGTATTTTTAAAAAGACCCTGGTGTTGGTTTAAAACCAAAAATTCATTTGATATGTTTATGTATACTCTCCAGTCATCAGTGTGTTGAAAAATTAGTGATGTTGTTTCTAGGTTTTCGAGCCTTTTGGTCCAGTGGAGCTTGTGCAGCTACCTCTTGATCTTGAGACAGGCCAGTGCAAAGGATTTGGTTTTGTGCAAGTAAGGATGGACCCTGTTAATTTTTGTTAGTCAAGTTAATTGTGGAAAATTTCCCCTTTCTAAATGTCCTCTTCTTCCTCCAGTTTGCTCAGCTTGAACATGCTAAAGCAGCTCAAAGCCTCAACGGAAAATTGGAGATCGCCGGGAGGGTTATCAAGGTCTGTGAGCATGTCTATGAAATTTCTGATTCCCTGCATTGATTTTGAATGTCAACTTAGTAGCAATTTGTCGTGCTTCTTGTGTAGGTTTCTGCTGTTACAGATCATGTGGGAGTCCAGAATGCTGGAGCTAATGCAGCTgactttgatgatgatgatggtggtggtttgGTGAGTAATATTTTTTGTCAATTGTTGCGGTTCCAAATTTCGTAGTGTACTGTTTCCTGAGTTTTAGCAGTCTTGAAATGCTCATTTGAAAGATAATGCTGTTTCATTTCTCCAATGCAGTCATTAAATGCCCAATCCAGGGCAATGCTTATGCAGAAGTTGGATCGTACTGGTGTTGCTACTAGGTTCGTCTCTTTAGTTacctctttcttttttctctgtATTCATGGCTAAGCTGACCCTGCAAACATAATGCAGTATCGTCGGGTCTCTTGGAGTACCTATGGTTAATGGGCAAGTACCAGTTCAGCCAATTGCAGGCCTTCCTTTAAATCTGCAAGCTGGTATTGTTCCTGCACTAGCTGTCCCTACTCCCAGTGAACCCATTGGTAATCCTTCCGAATGTCTGTTGTTGAAGAATATGTTCGATCCCGCATCTGAGGTTTGTTacctttcttgtttttcttgattGTTTTAGCTTTGACTCAAGAGTCACTAatggaatcaattggactaacaCCATCAAGTTTCACAGACTGAACCAGATTTTGATCTAGACATCAGGGATGAAGTCCAAGAAGAATGTTCTCAGTTTGGCCAGGTGAAGCATTGCTATGTGGATAAGTAAGTATTTTTTGGTTTCCATATTTGGTGcccatttatttcttgtttttgatcCGTATTTTGACTATCTACTCTGGCATAAAACTATTCACAGGCACAGTGCTGGTCATGTCTACTTGAGGTTTGAAACAGTAGCAGCCGCTGCTAGTTGTCAACGCGCAATGCATGCACGTTGGTTTGCTCGCAGATTGATTGCTGCCATTTTCATGGTATATTTAGTTATCACTACTAAACAAACTAATTATCCACTATTGCCACAACTGACATTTTGTTTGCTTTTGCAGCAACCCCACGAGTACGAAGCTAAGTTCAGCAGCAGTGGTTGATCTGAAGAGGGGTTATGCTTTAGAATTCTTTGCTAATTTTggattaagtttttttttgtttttgtttgaagttcagaaatatatatatatattaaaggcTAGCCGAAGGTGCAATGTCGATCAACCTGGTGTACAAATTTTGCTAATTTGTGATTAGTTGGTAATGCATCATTTAGATTATTGTTATTCTGTGGATATGCTGTTATGCTTTACAGTTTTTTCCCCAGTCGCTGTTAGTAGCCATCTAATCTTACCCTGTGTGTTACCTATTCATGTTAGAGTAGCAATGCATTTTAAATCCTTGGTTGCTGTTGCTAATATCCATGAGATAAGCAACAAGTGTTAGCTTTCGATTCAATTGGTTGAGTTAAACTGTGATAAGTTAAGTATTTGATTGGTTGAGTTGAAACTGTGAACCCAATCCTCTTGCCATATATTAATTGAGTTCCTAACTTGAAACTTCATCACATTCAGCTAGTATTTTTGGTAAAACAGTCTCTTGGAGGATTTCCAGTCCTCTAATCTACCTGCTGAGCTATTCCAATCCTTCTCGAGGGACCATCCTAATTCTGACCAAAGAACTTGGTCACGAAGTGAAGCTTCAAAAGGGATTTTTACATTCATTTGAAAGTGGTCTTTTCTAATgatttcaatatactttcaatatacTTTCTGTTTAGCTTTCAATATACTTTCTGTTTAACTACCACATGATGATTTCATATCGAGTTTCGGGTCATACTTCATTTTGCATGCAGTGTTGATGACCATGGTAAATAATCACAGATACGATCTTAAGAGGTGTACATGTACAATCATCTTCTTATAAACACGACCTCGATATGAAAAGAGATTGAACTTAAACAATATAACAGGTTTGAAGTTAAATTTGGCTCCTCAATTGTAatagaaaacaaataaaaaagtaaaaaacatgtatatataaaaaaattactTTGAGAGTTAAACCGTTAGGTTAGATGAGTCGAGCAGAACCGACTCAAATCTACCTCCAGATTAATCACTCTTCTTTGTCGTCTTCTTACGTGCATAACCGTCTGCCATAATAGGCATGGCCAGAGGTAAGAATAGTACGATCCACGTACGATACCATACTTAAACGTTCACGTATAAAATGTACATCTTCCCGGAGTTCATCCATTTGCTTACAAAGATGATGTACGTCTCTCGGTTGGTGGAGATTTGTGGTGGCCGGGATATCTTTCGTGGATGAAAAGAAATTGCTTGCTTTCCCCAGTACTGATTCCTTTGAAGTGCTTGAAACTAAAAACCTCCTTGCAGCAGCAATACTTTGTGCCATCTTCGTCTGATCGCTTATAGCAAAGGTTGTATGGCAGCAATGCTTCTCTACAATACTACTACTATCTTAATGCGAGGCCTTCTTATATATAGGCGTCTACAATTCCTTGTAGTACAAAGACTAGGAAAAGGAAATCCTCTGTACTAAGAAATAAaccaaaactaagaaaaaaattaataaaatccaAAATGACCAACAAGGTTTCATTATAAGGCTAATCCAGTGCAACCATGGAACGTTATATTTGCTGGAAATAATGTATTCCGAGGCACCGTTCCAAACCACGAAAAACATAACTAAAGCTAACCCGGTGACCAGAGTAGAGCCCATGGAAATAAGACGGTCCACCATTTGACTTGGTTTGATAGTCAAGATAGAAACAAAAAGGAATAAATATTATCCACCCACTACACCTACCCTTTCTCTTTGGAAACAATAAAAACAACCATCTTCCCCGATATTTGGAGAGGTAAGCAGTAGAGGTGGTGGAAATGAAGGTCGGCGGTGGTGGTAGTATTCGTTCGTGGAAGGGAAAAGAGGAACAccctgttggttaaacttcaacatagaagtcactaacaagctgattaggacaagattaggaaattgatgtaatcctaagggaattagaagtcatttagttctaagaaaaggaaagacatgtaataaggtaataggattaggaaaaggaattcatagttctatatatatatgatcacctaagttgtggttgatcatatgagcaagattagagcttgtgtttagttttgagagattttctaaacatcaataaagagagttgtctttatataagctaagtttcatcttgcagttgccattaattggtatcagagcttgttcctgagccatggaaaacgaaaccacgattgtgggtgcaaaacagttcacgccaccatcaatacaagttccaatcctcaacgccacaaactacacagtatgggccatgagaatgaaggtactgatgaaaatctacaaagtttgggaaacaattgatcctggtacattggacccagacaaaaacaatgttgccattggattactctttcaagcaataccagaatgtcttgttctacaagttggtgaacaggaaacttcaaagaaaatttgggatgcaataaaggcacgtaatctcggagctgatcgagttaaagaagcccgtctgcaaaccttaatgtctgaatttgaaagagtgaagatgaaagacactgatactattgatagctttgcaggaaagctatcagagatagcctcaaaagctgcgtcacttggacaatccattgatgaagataaactggtaaagaagtttctcaatagtttaccaagatccaagtatattcatatcatatcttctctcgaacaagtcttagatttaaataagactagctatgaagatataattgaaagattgaaagcatatgaagagagaatccttgatgaagaaaacaatggagaaactcaaggaaaactcttttacacaaactcttaccaacaaaactctgcgacaagaggaagaggtggtagaggaaacagtggccgaggaaggggaggaaggttt includes the following:
- the LOC113287123 gene encoding RNA-binding protein 39-like, whose protein sequence is MDLDDIEYLEKGVEDPENSKAENQSSGGRKEGEKSYRSSRRRAEDDENGADDDERLTDSKRSSKRSRGENGSAKRGEVEDRERERSSRSERRSGGGEKDRHRSSRDLEKETERDRGDRGERREKDGVRGDRGGREREREKGSSRDKEREKEREKEREKERSRRSSSHSGRHRSDTEKDVEKEAVKEVVRGKSRDREIREAREKEREQRDNETREREREMSRRFKDKKENMEPEADPERDQRTVFAYQMPLKATERDVYEFFSKAGKVRDVRLIMDRNSRRSKGVGYIEFYDSMSVPMAIALSGHQLFGQPVMVKPSEAEKNLVQSTATPGGSAALAGPYGAVARKLYIGNLHFNMTEEQLRQVFEPFGPVELVQLPLDLETGQCKGFGFVQFAQLEHAKAAQSLNGKLEIAGRVIKVSAVTDHVGVQNAGANAADFDDDDGGGLSLNAQSRAMLMQKLDRTGVATSIVGSLGVPMVNGQVPVQPIAGLPLNLQAGIVPALAVPTPSEPIGNPSECLLLKNMFDPASETEPDFDLDIRDEVQEECSQFGQVKHCYVDKHSAGHVYLRFETVAAAASCQRAMHARWFARRLIAAIFMQPHEYEAKFSSSG